One segment of Danio aesculapii chromosome 3, fDanAes4.1, whole genome shotgun sequence DNA contains the following:
- the nsfa gene encoding vesicle-fusing ATPase — protein sequence MATRTMQAARCPTDELSLTNCAVVSEKDLQSGQHVTVRTTPTHKFVFTVKGHHSVLPGTIAFSLPQRKWAGLSIGQEIEVSNYNFDKSKQCIGAMTIEIDFLQKKSTDSSPYDSDKMAAEFIQHFNNQSFSVGQQLVFNFCDKLFGLVIKDIEAMDPSILKGEPASGKKQKIEVGLLVGNSQVIFEKSESSSLTLVGKAKTKEARQTIINPDWNFEKMGIGGLDKEFSDIFRRAFASRVFPPDIVEQMGCKHVKGILLFGPPGCGKTLMARQIGKMLNAREPKIVNGPEILNKYVGESEANIRKLFADAEEEQKRLGANSGLHIIIFDELDAICKQRGTGASSTGVHDTVVNQLLSKIDGVEQLNNILVIGMTNRPDLIDEALMRPGRFEVKMEIGLPDEKGRVQILNIHTAKMREFKLLSSDVDVKELAAETKNYSGAELEGLVRAAQSTAMNRHIKATSTVEVDMERAEKLQVTRTDFMASLNNDIKPAFGTNQEDYSSYIMNGIIKWGDPVTRVLEDGELLVQQTKNSDRTPLVSVLLEGPPHSGKTALAAKISEDSQFPFIKICSPDKMIGHSEISKCQAIKKVFDDAYKSQLSCVVVDDIERLLDYVPIGPRFSNLVLQALLVLLKKTPPHGRKLLIIGTTSRKDVLQEMEMLDAFSTTIHVQNISSGEHLVEALELLGSFTDAERTTIAQHVKGKRVWIGIKKLLMLIEMSLQMDQEYRVSKFLSLLKEEGADRGFYE from the exons ACGATGCAAGCGGCCCGATGCCCGACAGATGAGCTGTCACTAACCAACTGTGCTGTAGTGAGTGAGAAAGACCTGCAGTCTGGACA gcATGTGACTGTGAGGACAACACCCACCCACAAGTTTGTGTTCACAGTGAAGGGTCACCACTCTGTGCTCCCTGGAACCATCGCTTTCAGTTTGCCACAG AGGAAATGGGCAGGCCTGTCTATTGGACAAGAAATAGAAG TGTCAAACTACAACTTTGACAAGTCCAAGCAGTGCATTGGTGCCATGACCATTGAGATTGACTTCCTGCAGAAGAAGAGCACAGACTCCAGTCCCTACGACTCAGACAAAATGGCTGCTGAGTTCATCCAGCATTTCAACAATCAGAGTTTCTCTGTGGGGCAGCAG CTGGTCTTCAATTTTTGTGACAAGCTCTTCGGCCTAGTTATCAAAGACATTGAGGCGATGGATCCCAGCATTTTAAAGGGTGAACCAGCATCTGGCAAAAAGCAAAAG ATTGAGGTCGGCCTGTTGGTTGGAAACAGTCAAGTGATTTTTGAAAAATCAGAGAGCTCGTCTCTCACTCTAGTTG GCAAGGCCAAAACCAAAGAAGCCCGTCAGACCATCATCAACCCTGACTGGAACTTTGAGAAAATGGGCATTGGTGGTTTAGACAAGGAGTTTTCCGATATCTTCCGCAGGGCCTTCGCCTCTCGAGTCTTTCCTCCAGACATCGTGGAGCAGATGG GTTGTAAGCATGTGAAAGGTATCCTGCTCTTTGGTCCTCCTGGCTGTGGTAAAACACTGATGGCCAGGCAGATCGGTAAGATGCTGAACGCCAGAGAGCCAAAGATAGTCAACGGACCAGAGATCCTCAACAAGTACGTTGGAGAGTCTGAGGCCAACATTAGAAAACTGTTCGCTGATGCTGAGGAGGAACAGAAAAGG TTGGGTGCTAACAGCGGTCTGCACATAATCATCTTTGATGAACTGGACGCCATCTGTAAGCAGCGTGGTACAGGCGCCAGCAGCACAGGTGTGCACGACACTGTGGTTAACCAGCTGCTGTCCAAGATCGACGGAGTGGAGCAGCTCAACAACATCCTCGTTATCG GCATGACTAACAGGCCTGACCTGATAGATGAAGCCTTAATGAGACCTGGCCGATTTGAAGTAAAGATGGAAATTG GTTTGCCGGATGAGAAGGGTCGTGTTCAGATCCTGAACATCCACACAGCTAAGATGCGAGAGTTTAAACTCCTGTCTTCTGATGTGGATGTGAAAGAGCTGGCTGCCGAAACCAAGAACTACAGTGGAGCTGAACTGGAGGGTCTGGTCAGAGCTGCACAATCCACTGCCATGAACCGCCACATTAAG GCAACATCTACCGTAGAGGTGGACATGGAGCGAGCAGAAAAGCTACAGGTCACTCGAACAGATTTCATGGCGTCCTTGAATAACGACATCAAACCT GCTTTTGGCACCAACCAGGAAGACTATTCCAGCTACATCATGAACGGCATCATTAAGTGGGGAGATCCAGTGACCCGAGTGCTGGAGGACGGAGAGCTGCTGGTGCAGCAGACCAAGAACAGCGACCGCACTCCACTGGTGTCTGTGCTTCTGGAGG GACCTCCTCACAGTGGAAAGACAGCTCTCGCTGCTAAAATCTCAGAGGACTCACAGTTCCCATTCATTAAGATCTGCTCTCCTGACAAGATGATCGGCCACTCAGAGATCTCCAAATGCCAGGCAATCAAGAAG gtCTTTGACGATGCCTACAAGTCTCAGCTCAGCTGTGTTGTGGTTGATGACATTGAGCGTCTCTTAG ATTACGTGCCGATTGGTCCTCGATTCTCCAACCTGGTGCTTCAGGCCCTGCTGGTGTTACTGAAGAAGACTCCACCTCAT GGTCGTAAGCTGCTGATCATTGGCACCACCAGCCGTAAAGACGTCCTGCAGGAGATGGAGATGCTGGATGCATTCAGCACCACCATCCATGTGCAGAATATCTCCAGTGGGGAACATCTGGTTGAAGCTCTAGAG CTCCTGGGAAGCTTCACAGATGCTGAGAGAACCACCATCGCCCAGCATGTGAAAGGAAAAAGAGTGTGGATTGGCATTAAGAAGCTGCTCATGCTTATTGAAATGTCTCTGCAG ATGGATCAGGAGTACAGAGTTAGCAAGTTCCTTTCTCTACTCAAAGAGGAGGGAGC